A genomic region of Dehalococcoidia bacterium contains the following coding sequences:
- the gcvPB gene encoding aminomethyl-transferring glycine dehydrogenase subunit GcvPB, translating to MTAETSAHAAQAPAAVSPPRLAGPPELWRDELGAALSFDRGAPGKQGVLPPALDVPTSALPPAEFLRETPPRLPELSQLDTVRYYTALSRLNYSIDAGFYPLGSCTMKYNPKIDEDIARLPGFAALHPLQPEETVQGTLRLFFELQGMFAEIAGLHTASLAPMAGAQGEFAGILAIKAWLEANGRAGRRRVLVPDAAHGTNPATAAMCGFEVVSIPTAADGDMDLDALAAALDDRAAALMLTIPNTLGLFDFNILRIAELVHGAGALLYGDGANLNAIAGQVKPGELGFDVLHINVHKTLSTPHGGGGPGAGPIAVSEALAPYLPDPYVVFDEQAGRYRLVRPAHSIGRLGAYHGNSGVLVRAYTYLRTLGAAGLREMSESAVVSANYVQSRLKAAYVLPYDRSCMHESVFSGSRQRARGVRTLDIAKRLIDYGFHPPTVYFPLIVDEALMIEPTEAEGKDALDAFCEAMLAIAREAEESPELLREAPQQAPLRRLDEATAARKPVLRWRPGSEAAK from the coding sequence ATGACCGCGGAGACGTCGGCGCACGCCGCCCAGGCTCCGGCTGCGGTCTCGCCCCCGCGGCTCGCCGGACCGCCCGAGCTCTGGCGCGACGAGCTGGGCGCGGCGCTTTCCTTCGACCGGGGGGCGCCCGGCAAGCAGGGTGTGCTGCCGCCGGCGCTTGACGTGCCAACCAGCGCGTTGCCGCCCGCCGAGTTCCTGCGCGAGACGCCGCCGCGCCTGCCGGAGTTGAGCCAGCTCGACACGGTGCGCTACTACACCGCGCTCAGCCGGCTGAACTACAGCATCGACGCCGGCTTCTATCCGCTCGGCTCCTGTACGATGAAATACAACCCAAAGATCGACGAAGATATCGCCCGCCTGCCCGGCTTCGCGGCGCTGCATCCGCTGCAGCCCGAAGAGACCGTGCAGGGCACGCTGCGGCTGTTCTTCGAGCTGCAGGGCATGTTCGCCGAGATCGCGGGCCTGCACACGGCCAGCCTCGCGCCGATGGCGGGGGCGCAGGGCGAGTTCGCCGGCATCCTCGCAATCAAGGCCTGGCTTGAGGCGAACGGCCGCGCCGGCCGCCGGCGCGTGCTCGTGCCGGACGCGGCGCACGGCACCAACCCGGCCACGGCGGCGATGTGCGGCTTCGAGGTCGTCTCGATTCCCACGGCGGCCGACGGCGATATGGATTTGGACGCCCTGGCCGCCGCGCTCGACGATCGCGCGGCGGCGCTGATGCTGACGATCCCCAACACGCTCGGCCTGTTCGACTTCAACATCCTGCGCATCGCGGAGCTGGTGCACGGCGCGGGGGCGCTGCTTTACGGCGACGGCGCCAACCTGAACGCGATCGCCGGCCAGGTGAAGCCGGGCGAGCTGGGCTTCGACGTACTGCATATCAACGTGCACAAGACGCTGAGCACGCCGCACGGCGGCGGCGGCCCCGGCGCAGGGCCGATCGCGGTGAGCGAGGCGCTGGCGCCCTATTTGCCCGATCCCTACGTGGTGTTCGATGAGCAGGCAGGACGTTATCGGCTCGTGCGGCCCGCGCACAGCATCGGCCGGCTGGGCGCCTATCACGGCAACAGCGGCGTGCTGGTGCGCGCCTACACCTATTTGCGCACGCTCGGAGCCGCCGGCCTGCGCGAGATGAGCGAAAGCGCGGTCGTCAGTGCGAATTATGTCCAGTCGCGATTGAAAGCGGCGTACGTGCTGCCCTACGACCGCAGTTGTATGCACGAATCGGTCTTCTCCGGCAGCCGGCAGCGGGCGCGGGGCGTGCGCACGCTGGACATCGCCAAGCGCCTGATCGACTACGGCTTCCACCCGCCGACCGTCTACTTTCCGCTGATCGTGGATGAAGCGCTGATGATCGAGCCGACCGAAGCCGAGGGCAAGGACGCGCTCGACGCCTTCTGTGAGGCGATGCTGGCGATCGCGCGCGAGGCCGAGGAGAGCCCGGAGCTGCTACGCGAGGCGCCGCAGCAGGCGCCGCTGCGCCGCCTGGACGAGGCGACGGCGGCGCGGAAGCCGGTCCTGCGCTGGCGCCCCGGCAGCGAAGCCGCGAAGTAG
- a CDS encoding LLM class flavin-dependent oxidoreductase, whose amino-acid sequence MRHGLSLPNFGPYADARLLATLAREAEAAGWEGFFLWDHVLFGALPVVDPWVALTAVALATERMRLGPLVTPLPRRRPVKLAREAVSLDHLSQGRLVLGAGSGLLSWELEDLGEARELRERAAMLDEGLELLCELWSGEPVRHHGRYYTVEARLPGATGPAAFLPTPVQRPRIPIWLAATWPHKAPFRRAAQWDGVAPMKAGQGLEGTLTPDDLQAVVAYLRGQRQTMDGFDVVAAGATSGSDGATEKAIVAPYAAAGATWWLENINPWRFGWAWQGPWPAEQMHERILLGPPLR is encoded by the coding sequence GTGCGCCACGGACTCTCGCTGCCCAATTTCGGTCCCTACGCCGATGCGCGGCTGCTGGCCACGCTCGCGCGCGAGGCCGAGGCGGCGGGTTGGGAAGGATTCTTTCTCTGGGACCACGTGCTCTTCGGCGCTTTGCCGGTGGTCGATCCCTGGGTGGCGCTCACGGCCGTGGCGCTCGCCACGGAGCGCATGCGGCTCGGGCCGCTGGTGACGCCACTGCCGCGCCGCCGGCCGGTGAAGCTCGCGCGCGAGGCCGTTTCGCTCGACCACCTCTCACAGGGACGGCTGGTGCTCGGCGCGGGCAGCGGCCTGCTCTCCTGGGAGCTGGAGGACCTGGGCGAAGCGCGGGAGCTGCGCGAACGCGCTGCCATGCTTGACGAGGGTCTTGAGCTGCTGTGTGAACTCTGGTCCGGCGAGCCGGTTCGCCATCACGGCCGGTACTACACCGTCGAGGCCCGCCTGCCGGGCGCGACCGGGCCGGCCGCGTTCTTGCCCACGCCGGTGCAGCGGCCGCGCATCCCCATCTGGCTGGCCGCGACCTGGCCGCACAAAGCGCCGTTCCGTCGCGCGGCCCAATGGGACGGTGTAGCGCCGATGAAGGCCGGGCAGGGGCTTGAGGGAACGCTGACGCCGGACGATCTGCAGGCTGTCGTCGCGTACCTACGCGGCCAGCGGCAGACTATGGACGGCTTCGACGTAGTGGCGGCGGGCGCCACGAGCGGCAGCGATGGTGCCACTGAAAAGGCCATCGTCGCGCCGTATGCCGCGGCCGGCGCAACCTGGTGGCTGGAGAACATCAACCCGTGGCGCTTCGGCTGGGCCTGGCAGGGGCCGTGGCCGGCCGAACAGATGCACGAACGCATCCTTCTCGGTCCGCCCTTGCGCTGA
- a CDS encoding aminoglycoside adenylyltransferase domain-containing protein has protein sequence MVHTAIQPTPFADVNALLGLLLDETRATLRHEFVGMYLHGSLATGDFDPQSSDIDALIVTASEPDAATIAALAAMHRRIAAGGLTWAARLECSYIPRAALRRYDQTKARHPQIGADKPFAVRQHEHDWVIERHILRERGIVLDGPTAAGLIDPVSRAELSNAVRTILQGWWRQILEQPAWFAERVYQAFAVLTMCRALHTLRAGEVVSKPAAAAWAGDALGARWAPLIEQALAWRHDPGSGDPSDALAFVRFAIERADRRP, from the coding sequence ATGGTGCACACGGCGATCCAGCCAACGCCGTTTGCCGATGTGAACGCGCTGTTAGGTCTGCTGCTGGACGAGACTCGCGCAACGCTGCGGCACGAGTTCGTCGGCATGTACCTGCACGGCTCGCTGGCGACCGGCGACTTCGACCCGCAGAGCAGCGACATCGATGCGCTGATCGTGACGGCTTCCGAGCCGGACGCCGCGACGATTGCCGCGCTCGCTGCGATGCACCGGCGCATCGCCGCCGGCGGGCTCACGTGGGCCGCTCGGCTGGAATGTTCGTACATTCCACGCGCCGCGCTGCGCCGCTACGACCAGACGAAGGCGCGGCATCCCCAGATCGGCGCGGACAAGCCATTCGCCGTGCGGCAGCACGAGCACGACTGGGTGATCGAGCGGCACATCCTGCGCGAGCGCGGCATCGTGCTCGACGGTCCGACGGCGGCCGGCCTGATCGATCCGGTTTCTCGCGCCGAGCTGAGCAATGCCGTCCGAACTATCCTGCAGGGCTGGTGGCGGCAGATACTGGAGCAGCCGGCCTGGTTTGCCGAGCGCGTCTACCAGGCGTTCGCCGTGCTGACCATGTGCCGGGCGCTGCACACGTTGCGAGCTGGCGAGGTCGTCTCCAAGCCCGCCGCGGCCGCCTGGGCAGGCGATGCACTCGGCGCACGCTGGGCGCCTCTCATCGAACAGGCCCTCGCCTGGCGCCACGACCCCGGCTCAGGCGATCCCTCCGACGCGCTGGCCTTCGTGCGCTTCGCGATCGAGCGGGCCGACCGCCGACCCTGA
- the gcvPA gene encoding aminomethyl-transferring glycine dehydrogenase subunit GcvPA, with protein MSSTPPANTDTLQPSPDGAHNPYVGTTVAERAAMLAHIGVASADELFTPIPAAYRTPELRLPPPLSEQELLRELSAIAGQNRHTSELISFLGGGAQRHFVPSAVGHIVGRSEFYTAYTPYQPEISQGTLQGAFEFQSLVCELTGMDVANAGMYDGASAFAEACLMAVAASGRRRIALLDSVNPAYAETVRTYASGHGLPVELVPAAQPALGDGHACLAAQQPNGLGALENVQALADAAHAAGALFIVDVDPISLGLLREPGAYGADIVTGSGQGLGGGLNYGGPHAGLFACRERFLRQMPGRIVGQTRDLDGRTGYVLTLQTREQHIRRERATSNICTSQQLLALAAAVYLTLLGPAGLRQVAALCYHKAHYAAERMAALSGFRLASDAPFFDEFALQCPRPPHEILPALLERGILGGIDVSDRVPNGLLIAVTELNPRAEIDALTEVLAQVARL; from the coding sequence ATGAGCAGCACACCGCCAGCGAACACTGACACACTGCAGCCTTCGCCGGACGGGGCGCACAACCCCTATGTCGGCACCACCGTTGCCGAGCGCGCGGCGATGCTCGCCCACATCGGTGTGGCCTCGGCGGACGAGCTGTTCACGCCGATTCCGGCTGCCTACCGCACGCCCGAACTGCGGCTGCCGCCGCCGCTCTCCGAGCAGGAGCTGCTGCGCGAGCTGAGCGCGATCGCCGGCCAGAACCGGCACACGAGCGAGCTGATCTCGTTCCTTGGCGGCGGCGCCCAGCGGCACTTCGTGCCCAGCGCGGTCGGCCACATCGTCGGCCGCAGCGAGTTTTACACGGCGTACACGCCGTACCAGCCGGAGATCAGCCAGGGGACGCTGCAGGGCGCCTTCGAGTTCCAGTCGCTGGTCTGCGAGCTGACCGGCATGGACGTGGCCAACGCCGGCATGTACGACGGCGCCAGCGCCTTCGCGGAGGCCTGTTTGATGGCCGTCGCCGCCAGCGGCCGCCGGCGCATCGCTCTGCTTGACTCGGTCAATCCGGCGTACGCCGAGACCGTGCGCACGTATGCCTCCGGCCACGGCCTGCCGGTCGAGCTGGTCCCGGCCGCGCAGCCGGCACTTGGCGATGGGCACGCCTGTCTCGCCGCGCAGCAGCCGAACGGCCTCGGCGCTCTGGAGAACGTCCAGGCGCTCGCGGACGCGGCGCACGCGGCCGGCGCCCTGTTCATCGTGGACGTGGACCCGATCTCGCTCGGCCTGCTGCGCGAGCCCGGCGCGTACGGCGCGGACATCGTCACCGGCAGCGGACAGGGGTTGGGCGGCGGCCTGAACTACGGCGGGCCGCACGCCGGCCTGTTCGCCTGCCGCGAGCGCTTCCTGCGGCAGATGCCCGGCCGCATCGTGGGACAGACCAGGGACCTGGACGGCCGCACCGGCTACGTGCTCACGCTGCAGACGCGGGAGCAGCACATCCGCCGCGAGCGCGCCACCAGCAACATTTGCACCAGCCAGCAACTGCTGGCGCTGGCAGCCGCCGTCTATCTCACCTTGCTCGGCCCAGCCGGGCTGCGGCAGGTCGCCGCGCTCTGCTACCACAAGGCACACTACGCGGCCGAGCGCATGGCCGCGCTGTCCGGCTTCCGCCTCGCCTCGGACGCGCCGTTCTTCGATGAGTTCGCGCTGCAGTGCCCACGACCGCCGCATGAGATCCTGCCGGCGCTGCTTGAACGAGGCATCCTCGGCGGCATCGACGTGAGCGATCGCGTGCCCAATGGCCTGCTGATCGCCGTGACGGAGCTGAACCCGCGCGCGGAGATCGACGCGCTGACCGAGGTGCTGGCGCAGGTGGCCAGGCTATGA
- a CDS encoding alpha/beta fold hydrolase, with translation MTAQRSDPAAPANLFSGQLQQFQDEMQRAMLQSMRAFDVLRDQKPANVGKAPKDVLWQQGTAQLYRYRRTTATVQPVPLLMVHSLVSKPYILDLIPGNSFIEYLVGQGFDVYMVDWGTPRPEDKTLTLESYTDDMIPEVVGVVLEESNASEFSLFGYCMGGLLALMYAATHPEAPLRNLVTLATPVDFSQMGLQNFWAQERALDVDRMVAVYGNIPADMIQQSFRMLKPASEFSPVRYINLWQNVMNDKFVEQYRAFDQWTNDHIPFPGACFRQTTIELARGNKLVKGTLELGGRRVDLKAITCSFLAVAAESDHIVQLPATRVQTELVGSSDKELVVMPGGHVGLAAGRKAVQTLWPKVASWLG, from the coding sequence ATGACCGCACAGCGCTCCGATCCCGCCGCCCCGGCCAACCTTTTCAGCGGCCAGTTGCAGCAGTTTCAGGACGAGATGCAGCGCGCCATGCTGCAGTCGATGCGCGCCTTCGACGTGCTGCGCGACCAGAAGCCCGCCAACGTCGGCAAGGCGCCGAAGGACGTGCTCTGGCAGCAGGGCACCGCCCAGCTCTACCGCTACCGCCGCACGACCGCGACGGTGCAGCCCGTGCCGCTGCTGATGGTGCACTCGCTGGTGAGCAAGCCCTACATCCTCGACCTGATTCCCGGCAACTCGTTCATCGAGTACCTCGTCGGCCAGGGCTTCGACGTCTACATGGTGGACTGGGGCACGCCGCGGCCGGAGGACAAGACGCTCACGCTGGAGAGCTACACCGACGACATGATCCCCGAGGTCGTGGGCGTGGTGCTGGAAGAATCCAATGCGAGCGAGTTCTCGCTGTTCGGCTACTGCATGGGCGGCCTGCTGGCGCTGATGTACGCCGCCACGCATCCCGAGGCGCCGCTGCGCAACCTGGTCACTTTGGCCACGCCGGTGGACTTCTCGCAGATGGGGCTGCAAAACTTCTGGGCGCAGGAGCGCGCGCTGGACGTGGACCGCATGGTCGCGGTCTACGGCAACATCCCCGCCGACATGATCCAGCAGTCGTTCCGCATGCTGAAGCCGGCGAGCGAGTTCAGCCCGGTGCGCTACATCAACCTCTGGCAAAACGTGATGAACGACAAGTTCGTCGAGCAGTACCGCGCCTTCGACCAGTGGACCAACGACCACATCCCCTTCCCCGGCGCATGCTTCCGCCAGACAACGATCGAGCTGGCGCGGGGCAACAAGCTGGTGAAGGGCACCCTGGAGCTTGGCGGCCGGCGCGTCGATCTGAAGGCGATCACCTGCAGCTTCCTCGCCGTCGCGGCCGAGTCCGACCACATCGTGCAGTTGCCGGCCACGCGTGTGCAGACCGAGCTCGTCGGCAGCAGCGACAAGGAGCTGGTGGTGATGCCGGGCGGCCATGTCGGCCTGGCGGCGGGCCGCAAGGCGGTGCAGACGCTCTGGCCCAAAGTCGCGAGCTGGCTGGG